In the Salvia miltiorrhiza cultivar Shanhuang (shh) chromosome 8, IMPLAD_Smil_shh, whole genome shotgun sequence genome, tcgaaccacgtaaaagtctctgtgttgtttacagctttcagttttacattcttacttgtgttatttcatttgataaaactgaacactgactaactgcaaagagaaaccataaccaacaacttgctccaccgaggctatttcgaaactaagtttaatttccgctgcgtacgatatcagtctgactgatctatcttctaatagtcaggaagagtgttatcgtctctgtcttagcaaactcgactgaagcccttacttgcatcagttaagttccagcaacttaactgataactctttactgaagagctttcagtatcaatcgtcaaccctgtttggtcaaaactgatttcagtaaaacaggcgtctttgtttgcatgcaaagtttcattttgatctctgactgagatccctctgattgaggattgattgaaaaatagcccataggtgtatcccccccatacacctattcgagaccctcaggacctaacaacaacTGAACtaaaacagtaaattcacaaatgaacttaatcagtaaattcacaactgaactgaactgaaaccctaaaccctaaacctaaacctaaaccctagttgtgaattattacgattgtgaattcacaactgaactgaactgaaacactaaaccctaaacctaaaccctagttgtgaattattaaaattgtgaattcacaactgaactgaactgaccctaaatcctaaacctaaaccctagttgtgaattattatgattgtgaattcacaactaaactgaaatagtaaattcacaactgaactgaactgaaaccgtaaaccctagttgtgaattattacgattgtgaattcacaactgaacagaaacagtaaattcacaactgaattgaactgaaaccgtaaaccctagttgtgaactctaaaccctaaaccctaaaatttaattcataatcaaaattttttggttgtgaattaacaaccagtcgaattcacaactagaatttattttggttgtgaattcatagatctggttgtgaattcaagaatattaagttgtgaaatcatcgagctggttgtgaatttaagaacattaagttgtgaattcatagatctgattgtgaattcaagaacattaatcgaTTATTGAaaacctctctctctttcaatcCATCAAGTCTCtccaaaaaattcataacaCAATTTGTTGAAAAATTTCTCCCCCCAAGTGAGTTATCGCTTTCCTATTTCATTTGATGTTATTTCAATCTAAAGTTGAAGACTTGTGCTGGAGTTCTAACTACATTATCAATAGTCATCTTATAAGTTATAATCTGAAGAAATGAAAAATGCTCTAGCACATACCCCAAAATTCTTCCATGTgtacctttttttttatttatctaaccTTCTCACCGACTCTTCAACTATTTTCGATAATTGCACCAACAAGAGTTTATGTGACTTGTGATTTGGTCTACGACAAAACACCGACAACCCAATCTAATCTCTCAGCTTCGCCTCTGTTAAAGTgtttaaatttaaaagatgaacCGGTCGTGTCGCACTCGCTGGAAAGTTCCTAGGCCACGCCCATCCTCGCGATGCCACCGCTGCCTAATTCCAATTTTGAGCTCAAAGTCGGAATCAATGGATTCGGTGCCCTAACCACCGGGCTGCCCCCGATTACGCCGCGTTGGCGACGGTTGTTCCTGGTATTACCCTGCTGCCACCACTGCTGCTTTCGTAGCTCCGCCGAGAGGATGGTAACAATAACTCGCCGGAATGAGCGGCGGCGATGGCGGAGATCGACGGCAGAGAGAGAGGGGATCGATCGAGGAAATCGTGCGAGAGAGAGACTGAGAGAGTAACTGCCTCAGGGAGAGAAAGAGTGAAACCGTGTGATAGATaggctattttttaattttttattgttaggggtatttttgactttttacataaaaattggtcaatttttaaagtttttatttcataggctaaattttaattttacaatatcaaAGTGGACACTTCTATATATTACCTCTATatagagtatatatatatatatatatatatatatatatatatagggggccgctccaatgagaccccctaattttagtgagatctagggcacgatctggtgcgtttatttcatcaatcctatggctgatattgtatttggagggtgattttttttgcagggttcgaatcctggagggagcagaatattttaaattttgttattcatcagtatatactgcattgttcatcagtatatactaccttgttcatcagtatatatgtcttattcattaccaatttttttaaagatatacgtcttattcattagtattatatgtcttattcattgtactcatgttacacgaaaaatagggggtctcactggagcgcgcccctatatatatatatataataactacTAAATTCAATTGTTAACATTTTTTccttcaaatataaataaattgattccaTTGTTCAAAAGAGCACTGCTGAACTTATATGGTTGAATGAATTTAGTCCTTTTTATCTTCTGCTAATATTCATTTATGAAGATGACGAATTATAAATTctcatttattctaattttcctcaattctaattcattcttatttttttctattttttttttatcaattttcatatctaaaaatcattaaatatctaaaaattatgatatattaaaactattctgctgaaatagaaattttattaaaaaagaaataaaaaaagaaacatgACCTAAAAACTCATGAGAGCACAGACGTAAACAAGGGGCCGGatcacaaaatatattaaaaactattaaatatctaaaaatcattatattaatatttcaacaaaataaattatatcctatgtaacgtcgtataatcacttcattctaattttcctcaattctcattcatttttttttctaaatttaatCAGTTTCCATATAtaaaaaccattaaatatctgaaaactatgaaatatctaaaatttatgatattaatattccacaaatcaagaaaaatttatttatatccataacataattaataatgTATTTGATACAGAAATATTTAAGAATAGAGCTATCTTGCCCCCCACTAATTAATGAGATGATTGATACGATAAATGATTACGTCACGTCTCTAATGTCTATCAAAGAAATAGTTTATCTAAGTTCAGACAGTATttgcaaagaagatggacaaATTGAGCTCGATGAACAATTATTCTCGGTTGAATATCTCGATACGATCAAGTGTTCAGGATTGCCAAATCATGATTGAAAGAGGAATGCATAATCACGCTTCTCAAAAATATGATTGATGAGGGATAAGATCCCCATCAGCATAGGACCTTGAGATTCTCAGCAGCGCAGGCCTTCCTACAATTCACATTATTGTATTTATAGCAAAGGAAACTAACAATGCTGGTACAAAGAGGGAATTGCATGAGAGCAATAAGACTGGGGGACATCACGAAAGTAAGGATGAGACGTCAAGTGACTGCGCAGCCTCAAGCAATACAAAGACTTCCTCAAGAATAGAACCAACGAAGTTCTTCACTATGACGCCTGCGTAGCCCAAGACATAAAGCCAACATGACATCTCCCTCTAAAGGGGATAGTCTAAGCCGAAGAAATCAGATGACTATATATACCTCTAAAGAAAGAAAGCTGATAAAACATATTCCAcgaattaatcaattttttaggTGCTATTTTATCATGGATAAATTTTTGGAGCTAGTGAGCATGTAGTGCACATTGTATTTAGATTTTGCAAGTGCCCCAAAATTTGTTAGTATGTCATGTAGCACAACATGTACATCTGTTACTTTGATTTTATGTCCATACCTCTAATgattgattcttaattagtagTACAAAATATTTGAACTTCTCAAACCTAAATCTCAGAACCTGTCGGTTGTAGTTAAAGAACTTTTTGgaacataaaaaatattcactCCGTCTCCTAAGTGTAATGCCAAACTACCAAATTTACCTATGctcattttttaaaactattATGACTTtgtacatttttttatattccatttataatatttaggtggaaaatgatttttttttcgcttTTTCAATATATGTATTTAATATTAGATAATACTCTCTCGTCCCATAAAAAAATACTCCGTCcgtcccaccgagcttgagtcatttcatttttttggcaAGTATTAGGCAATTTAGAACACTTATTAACTAAACTAATTGTACcccttatttttctttaatcatCCCAAATAACCTTCATTTctcaaaaaatcaaaacattttCACAACatacttaaataatttaaattttaaaataatttaattaatttaactttatatttaaaataaaacatagtaaaaataattaaaataatttattattttaattaaatttcagttttaattaatttaaatttatatttataataattaaaataattttattattttaattaaatttaagatttaattaatttaaattttatatttaaaatatttttattgttttattattttaattaaatttcagatttaattaatttaaattttatatttaaaataattaattatataaataactaaaCAATAGCTCCTTAAtttctgtgcccaaaagaaatgccCCAAGTtcggcgggacggagggagtatcattttttttattttcgtccATCTCGtaataaaatatcacttttattttGAGACATGACCCTACACGTTGTCTACCATACATaatcactttttaaaataaattagtggGTCCATTTTTTTACTCAACATATTAACTATCAaagtatttattaaaatttgtgtcaacTCCAAATGATATTGTCCCAGGGGATTGATTAAAATTCGTGATATTTATTGTTGATGGATTGAATGAAATTGTGAGAACGTGCTCAAATGATTCTTTACAGTTATTATAATTGATCTACAATAccaatttcaattgtttttttaGAGTGGGCGATGAAAACAAATCACGAAATTAGGGCCAAATCCCAACTACTGAAGTTGAAGTTTCACCAGAAGCACAGTTACTCTCCACCAAATCCTTACCAAAACCATTCATACTGGCGtcacactttatttaattttatctatCTCTTGTTTTTCCAAACACCTACTTAATCAATTACATGGCCCAAAAGTGAAGAAAATGATTTATCGTCTTTCCACTAAAACACTTGTCTTTGAAGCTAAGCAAAGTTGGAAGGCTTTTTAATCTCCTTTCTGTTATTCCATCATTGctgttaattatttgatttttcactTCACATATATAGTTATATTTCCCTGAAAGAAATTACTCAAAAAGTACATGAGAATGATTGTTTATATAAATAGTGTTTTCTCTTTCGTAACTATAACTTTGTTCTTGTACTCTATTATCAGTATTTAAGAACTTCCATATTATATACTAAATGTATGTTAGTAGTGATCACGTCATTTATGCACCTAACcaaattaaatattactccctccgttccaataGTAATATCTCACTTTTCTTAATGGGACGTCCCAATACAAATGTCGCATTCCTGTTttgcaatatattctctctttttttacctaatatttaaatagttTTCACCAATctattttatctactttttacacatttcttaatttccgtgtccAAAATCTATGAGACACTATTATTGAGACGAAGGAAGTATAAATTTAGTAGTcagaattaaataaatgtataatATTCTTGTTCATTGCATACAAAAGTGCATATATAGCTATCAGGTATCTGCATCCAATAACTGAAGGAAAAATGAATTGATTGGACACATATTAGTGGAGTTAGTTtccttaattaatatttttaaagcCGGCAATACCAATAAAACTTCCAAATCTCGATTTCTTTTAattgtcaaaaaaataaaaaataaaaaaatttccaTGCATTAGGTAGATGGTTGACCTTGGAGAAAATCATTGCCGCACAAGCAtacaaaattaaagataaatttCAAGATTGCCTCCAAAATCCAAAACCTTACGATGAATTATTTAACAAGTCACTATAACAGACTGTAAAGCATAACCATCCAAATGCACCCTCCACCTTCCGTCTAAAGAATAATGGAGAACCATAATTGTATGTTGATgcaaaactaaactaaaactaAATATTAGTATTACTTGTGTTCCACTTCACACAAGCTAATTATAATCAAAACAATTTTCCATACAGCAAAGAAACTTTTGGAATCAAAAGCTTCTCCCAACTATTGCATACTTGTATTTATTCAAGCACGCACTCCTCGTGTATAATCAGCGCAAAATTAACACATTAACCTCAATAGCAAAAAACCATGAAGGCGACGCCGTCCGCCGCCCTCCTCCGCAAGGGGCGGCTGTCGCCGTACCTCTTCACCCTATTGGCCTTTATTCTGTTCGTGACGATCCTCTACGGTGAAGACTTCAGCTGCACCATCGGCGGCCAATTCGAGGACTACCGCCCCTACCGGAGCCTGTCGTCGGCAACAAGTGAGTTGTTTCGACTTGTCGTGTTTTGAGTCTGGCTTTTTGGGCTAATATATGTGAGATGCATTATTTTGGTGTTAAGAGAAGAAGGGAGAAAAGCTAGCTTTCGCGGTGGGAGAGGCGGAGAGCGGCTGCGACGTCTTCAGCGGGCGGTGGGTGTGGGACGAGACCCGCCCGCTGTACGATGAGTCTGACTGTCCGTACATCCAGCCGCAGCTGACGTGTCGGGAACACGGCCGCCCCGACACCGACTACCAGCACTGGCGATGGCAGCCTCACGCCTGCTCTCTTCCAAGGTTTTAttctctctttatatatatgtgtttaaaaatttatatatgtatcCAACAAAAGAAAAGCATCTTAATTGTGGTTGATCAAACACGACAGTTTCAACGCGACATTAATACTAGAAAGTCTGCGAGGCAAGAGAATGATGTTCGTGGGCGACTCTTTGAACCGGGGGCAGTTCGTCTCCATGGTTTGCCTTGTTCACAAGCTTATACCCGATCACGCCAAATCCATGATCACCAACGGTTCGCTAACGGTTTTCACTGCCAaggtatattaattaatttgcatATGCACATTATATCAAACAAATCCAATAGCTTCAGCTTGATTCGTTTTGCAGGATTACAATGCAACAATTGAATTCTACTGGGCGCCGTTTCTCATGGAGTCCAACTCCGACGATGCAATCGTGCACAGAATAAGCGACAGGTTGGTGCGAAAGGGCTCCATCAACAAGCACGGCAAGTATTGGAAAGGAGTCGATATAATGGTGTTCAATACCTATCTGTGGTGGATGACGGGGATCAAGTTCAAGATACTGTAAGTCGAAATCGTGTTCAATTTTCGAACTAAAAAGTAtaagtaatttatatttttgtgattGAACAGACAAGGAAGCTTTGACGATGTAGACAAAGACATAGCGGAGGTGCCAACGGAGGAAGCTTATCGAATGGCGATGAAAAGCATGGTGCGGTGGGCCAAGAAAAACATGGATCCCAGCAAGACGAGAGTCTTCTTCACGAGCATGTCGCCTACACATGCAAAGTCAGTGGAAAATCATGACACGATGAGCCATTGAATAATAGTATAACATTGTTGTCTGATGCAAGATATTGAATCTAATATTTTACAGGAGCGGAGATTGGGGAGGGGATGGAAAGGGAAACTGCTACAATGAGACaaatatgattgaggatgcaaaCTACTGGGGTTCAGACTGTCGGAAGAATGTGATGAACGTGATAGGGGAAGTGTTTAGGAAGTCGAGGTATCCGATCACGTTCCTCAACATCACGCAGCTGTCGAGCTACAGAAAGGATGCACACACCTCCatttacaagaagcaatggggCCCTTTGACGCCCGAGCAGCTGGCCAATCCGGTGAGCTATGCGGATTGTGTGCATTGGTGTCTGCCTGGCCTTCAAGATACTTGGAATGAACTTCTTTTTGCTAAACTTTTCTACCCTTGATTTGTTTAATTGTCCAAAATCTATGGATGATTTCAGGGATTTTGTTTAAGTGTAAGCAAAAAAGGCAATTTGTATATTGATACTCTTGGACTCGGAAAGAaattatattgatttttttaccAACAAATCTTGATGATTTGATTAGTACATACTTAAAGATGGGGAAGAAAGAACTAGTCTCAAGTTATCTTTTCTTGAAATATTTTCTTGTTGAGTAACTGAAATGGGTCCGAATTCTGACTGATGATGATATAGCTGTTGGGCCACCTACAAAATTGTGTTGAAGGGCTTCAAAATAACATGCTTGACGACCCAATAAGAGCATTTTGAGGTCCTTTTTGTTAATACGTATGACATGGATCCAATAAGCCCATCAAAAGGTACAGTTGTCAATTTCATAGGTGGTATTTTATTCATAGCTTCTATTTTATTCaatgtaaatttttatttaaaaagtaataataaataattataatttatttatttattctataaTTCATAGTCCTCAAACTAAGGGTGATTTTTTCGTAGTCAAATTAAATTCTCTCTATTTTTTGTTACGATTTTGAGCACCTCTAAGCTTCACTTTTAAAGCTGTTTTAGCATCACATCAATCCAAATCATGAGCTTTTACCTAAAAttcacaagaaaaaaaaaatcattagaaTTGTGACATAGATTTATTTGATGATAGTACCATCTACAGTCGAAATTAAGCTATTTCTTCACCTGCATAATTGAATAAGAGTGAAAGTTGAACTTAGCAGGTTGTTAGTTTCATTttctgttgggtatcttcgcctagccagggttacACTCTTGTTTCCTgaacctcctgtcttccccacttcgtgctcaagcacttaactcttcgtcttcttcgtcttctgctccttcttcctcttctgctTAAGATCTGCACaataagagaaagaaaaagagtaaaAGTGATACAAGgaaaagaagataaagaaaagagAATTCAGAgaggggaaaaggtgtcctcgggacacggtggggctcagattttccccagAACTCGGCAACCATTCCGGCAGCAGTTTGATCAAGGCCAAAGTGACGGATATGGAGCAGCTTCTCAGATCTCAGCAGagccaccaacagcaggagccaagTACAGAACTCCGGTGACTCAGATCTActcaggtaaccaccaaacagggctccgGTGGTCAGGAAAGCCCGGTGATACCTCCACTCACACAGGGAATcctgactcaactagaaacacctctagattgacttgcaataggacaaggacatcctagtgatggtaagttgacccagtgtcatctctcaaggaaagtcttaaagggcttttaattgtatcgcaggaaaaacagtaaaagaaagcagtaaaggttttgattattaaactaaaacttgaaattaaaaacttaattaaaaactgaacttaaaattaactaggcaaattgaactattaaaccctaggcaagattttaaagaacctaaattaaacctacttatgaaataaaatacttgtgaatttaaagacttctaatctaggcgtgaaactaaagtgcataatttaaaatgcatgaatgaaaagaaaacataaacataaacgaaaagcataaacatgatgaaacaaagtaaattgaatttaaatacgaaaaaCCGTAAAAACGTCTTGAAtatgtaattgtgtcactcaatcacaatccaagcataaaaactaaataaaactaaattaaaacctaactagaacaatgaaaactcgaaactatgaaagcactaagaaagcaattaaatcctaagcttcggatgccaacagctCTCTAAGATGGcttctaaaactagggcaagaattaattatacaatgaaaactatggccctatttatagacttcaactccttctggatcaccatggaaattaccatgcaaagccggactctaaaaggaatagaatcgtgtatGAAAAGGTAacttccagctgtgacgcgcgcagcaagtaatctccactctggcggaaatcgcggctctcgccagagaaatggctatcgccaggggAATGGGTCACGCTAGAGaaatggatgatttctctggtgctgacttctctgatgctggcgcttctctgcagaggaatggttgatttctctgctctggctatcttctctggcttagcgagttctctgacgagtgatttctctggcggttgatttctctggcctatgattcctctggcctagACCACTTCTCTGACTTggtgcatttctctgctctggccagcgatttctctgctctggccagcgatttctctgctctggcgtaaaaacgccatttttagccaaaaatccccaaaattatactcttccaccattaaaacctaaatctcctgaaaagcatcaaatacaccataaaacgcaccaatttccagaagatttaacttacaatgagcacattcaaacccctaaaattagaataattaagcataaatcaacccccccacacttagccttttgcttgtcctcaagcaaaatccatatgaatcctaggaagagattgatttcaacaatgctaatttccatccaaacattctcaaagtcaattcaaaattttacaatcaatacacatctctcgatcatgcaagtaactcaaagtttaagaagcaacaaaagagtaatgcaagtaattcgatcagacccaattctccgctagaagtgaattccctaatgtgatctcctttataatcaatatcaccatttttcacactttgtgtgcttaagattttcgacattTGAgtcataattcgtgaaataaaaaccatttggatataatccaaagtcttttcacgtggtttcccatgctcatagttagactagaggagcagagactcagagctatcacgttttagaacaggccagatgtttcagagctggcaattttgaagttggcaattcgtccaacatttttcacatttcacagataagatacgatcgtaggcaatcacaatgacaacactccttctagcatctaccggacaaatcacgttttactaacttacaatcatgttgcaacaaaactcaaattctttgcataaacaagatacatatatcaagagtaaaacaagaataaccaccattcattcacaaacccgaaactcgcatcgaaaaccatctactcttccacaaattcatataaattagcaagattcgagaccaaaaactaagcatagaaaaatcaattttgcCCAATTGACAATataaacacaataaaacaccccccacacttaaagcatgccatgtcctcagggcacaaaagaaataagaatagagttgagaaaacgtccctgattatcggcattgagaaactgaagcatcgtgcgaggtggtgaataGGGGGATTTACGGTCTGTGCAGAGCAGAGAGTTGCCACGTTGGGAGAAGTGCAGCTCGGAAAAGGGCATgcacaccaagcatcataggatccgcaaagcaaccgaagcttaagaaaaacacaaaacaaacaacgaaaaacaagaaaagaacaagaaaaacaaaaacaaaccaacggtgggttgcctcccaccaagcgctagagttagagtcgccagcccgacttcagatctgACCCTTAGTGAGGATCATGCAGAgtgtgagactccaccaccatcggaGTACTCAACTGCCCATAATCGGGTTTCATACGATGACCCTCTCATCTGAAATTCTCCTTAGACTGGGCGACACCAGGGTCAAACACGTCCTTTGGCAACACACCTTCTTTATTCTGGGACAGCGCTACCGATCTGAGAATCGGCGTCTCCTTTTCTTCGTTCGGGCCAGTGCTCATCACAGCAGGCTGGATGGGCAGCGCTGGGCTCGTCAGAACTGGCAAAAGATGTGCAGCGCTAGTGTCCTTCGTCATAGTTGGCGGAGTAGTCAGAGCTGGgctcgtcagagctggagtGCTGGATAGAGCTGGCAGAAGACTGTTAGCGCTGAAATTTCCCACTTCTTCCACATGGTCAGAAATCTCAACAAAAGAACATAAATACGAGGTAGGAATAACAGGCTTCTTATCGAAAACCGAgaacgttaccgatctaccggatcccgccatactcacagttccagatcccacatcaatgcgagtctgggtagtagccataaaaggccgtcCGAGTAGAACAAGGTGTCCATTCTTTCCTATAACGCCCTGCCCTTCATCAAGCACCACGAAATTggctagcaccgtgattcctctcaccttgacctcaacatcttttaaaagaccacgagtgctacaatatgctccatcagctagttgaagtcttgttctcgtgcttttaagctcatcttc is a window encoding:
- the LOC131002013 gene encoding protein trichome birefringence-like 33, with translation MKATPSAALLRKGRLSPYLFTLLAFILFVTILYGEDFSCTIGGQFEDYRPYRSLSSATKKKGEKLAFAVGEAESGCDVFSGRWVWDETRPLYDESDCPYIQPQLTCREHGRPDTDYQHWRWQPHACSLPSFNATLILESLRGKRMMFVGDSLNRGQFVSMVCLVHKLIPDHAKSMITNGSLTVFTAKDYNATIEFYWAPFLMESNSDDAIVHRISDRLVRKGSINKHGKYWKGVDIMVFNTYLWWMTGIKFKILQGSFDDVDKDIAEVPTEEAYRMAMKSMVRWAKKNMDPSKTRVFFTSMSPTHAKSGDWGGDGKGNCYNETNMIEDANYWGSDCRKNVMNVIGEVFRKSRYPITFLNITQLSSYRKDAHTSIYKKQWGPLTPEQLANPVSYADCVHWCLPGLQDTWNELLFAKLFYP